The Microbulbifer sp. YPW1 genome contains a region encoding:
- a CDS encoding DUF1285 domain-containing protein — translation MAEPLFQQLEKLQQEFRGHPPVAQWDPELCGDMDLVIQADGHWIHEGSEIKRQPLVKLFASILKREGRHYYLVTPVEKWRIRVEDVPFLVTQAAREGDQVLLTTNTGDVVPIDKSHPLMLKPFGDPPLPIPYIEVRAGLEGRMSRDVYYQLIDWAEPREPQEPPARLCQLWLKSNGEEFLLGEY, via the coding sequence TTGGCTGAACCGCTTTTCCAGCAACTTGAAAAACTGCAGCAGGAGTTCCGCGGTCACCCGCCCGTGGCCCAATGGGACCCTGAATTGTGCGGCGATATGGACCTCGTGATCCAGGCCGATGGCCACTGGATTCACGAGGGTTCAGAAATCAAGCGTCAGCCGCTGGTAAAGCTGTTTGCCAGTATTCTCAAGCGGGAGGGCCGCCATTACTACCTGGTTACGCCGGTGGAAAAATGGCGTATCCGTGTAGAGGATGTCCCTTTCCTCGTGACCCAGGCGGCGAGGGAAGGGGATCAGGTATTGCTGACCACCAATACCGGTGATGTTGTTCCTATCGATAAATCCCACCCTTTGATGCTCAAGCCGTTTGGCGATCCGCCGCTGCCTATCCCGTATATTGAAGTGCGCGCAGGGCTTGAAGGCCGGATGTCGCGCGACGTTTACTACCAGCTCATCGATTGGGCTGAGCCACGAGAGCCTCAAGAGCCGCCAGCCAGGTTGTGTCAGCTGTGGTTGAAAAGTAATGGTGAGGAATTTTTACTCGGCGAGTACTGA